gacgacggaccacggacaaaaagcgatttgaatagcccaccatctcaTCTGATGATGTGGGCTAAAAAGAGATTATCCTCATTAGCatcattttcaatattaatGAAGATTATTGATGATGACAATAATAATTAGGATgatgtaaactaaatataacaaggacatagtcattcagatcccccgccaatggagatatcaaagctgaagcaagtttgattgtggagacttatgtgtatgaaaaaaaaacaggaaaaaggaagttgagctaaagaaagatggagtataattcaaatAGAGCGGGGCTgaaattgttgaatcaggtatacagccttgacatttatattagactatatacacaaagatgggtggagttttgccatttaccatgatattttcagcaatgtttccatggtaacggaaaaagtgcaaaaaatgaaaacctaaaaatagcaaaaggtactactagaccataaaaagaatgtgtctatgaagtttcgtggaaatatctctgctggttttagagttatgctccggaaatgaacctgctacaaaaatatgatattttcagcaatgtttctatggttacagaaaaaagcacaaaagtgaaaacctaaaaataacaaagacactactagaccataagaacaatgtgtctatgaagtttcatagaaatatttctgctggttttagagttgtgctccggaaacgattcttacacaaaaatctgccattttcagcaatgtttccatggttacagaaaaaagtacaaaaagtggaaaccttaaaatagcaaaaggcactactagaccataagactaatgtgtctatgaagtttcgtggaaatatctcttctggttttagagttatgctccggaaacgaacctgctacaaaaatatattttcagcaatgtttccatggttacggaaaaagtgcaaaaatgaaaacctaaaaatagcaacaggcactactagaccataagaacaatgtgtgtatgaagtttcgtggaaatatctctacctgttttagagttatgctccggaaaccattcgtacggacggacggacggacggaacccatttgtataccCCCCGCCCAACGAAAATACCCCCGcaaacttcgttgggcgggggataattaatgcttaaatagtaagtttaaagttaaatgCTGATAAACTTTATCACTAACTGGCAGTAATCATAAGAGAAGTGCATTATTAAAAATTCCCGTGGAAGCACCCctaattgtatacagtatttgcAATGAACACTTACAACAAAATGCATaggaaaatatatcaatagaatataaaaaatatctacatcagcAGCAGCTGAATTCTTTCAGAATCTCATGAGAGATCTTTCAGAGTTATTTCCTTTcacttcaatttcacttacatcaatcacaggcgtctgcttctggtttgataaaaatataataacctaccccaACAATATGTTCGTATAGTAGGGGTAGTAGTAAGGAAAGTCTTCTAtatgttcatatagtaggggtagtaGTAAGGGAAGTCTTCTAtatgttcatatagtaggggtagtaGTAAGGGAAGTCTTCTATATGTTCATAAGGAAAGTCTTCTAtatgttcatatagtaggggtagtaGTAAGGGAAGTCTTCTAtatgttcatatagtaggggtagtaGTAAGGGAAGTCTTCTAtatgttcatatagtaggggtagtaGTAAGGGTAGCCTACTAtatgttcatatagtaggggtagtaGTAAGGGTAGCCTACTAtatgttcatatagtaggggtagtaGTAAGGGTAGCCTACTAtatgttcatatagtaggggtagtaGTAAGGGTAGCCTACTAtatgttcatatagtaggggtagtaGTAAGGGTAGCCTACTAtatgttcatatagtaggggtagtaGTAGGGGTAGCCTACTATAattcatatagtaggggtagtgGTAGGGTAGCCTACTAtatgttcatatagtaggggtagtgTAGGGGTAGCCTACTAtatgttcatatagtaggggtagtaGTAGGGGTAGCCTACTAtatgttcatatagtaggggtagtgTAGGGTAGCCTACTATATGTTCATATAGTGGGGTAGAGTAGGGGTAGCCTACTAtatgttcatatagtaggggtacCTACTATGTCATAGTGGTGTAGGGTAGCCTACTAtatgttcatatagtagggtaGTAGTAGGGTAGTATGTTAGTAGGGATAGTAGGGTAGCCTACTATATGTTCATATATGTAGGGGTATGTAGTAGGTAGGTAGGGTAGCCTACTAtatgttcatatagtagggtaGTGTGGGTAGCCTACTAtatgttcatatagtaggggtagtaGTAGGGTAGCCTACTATATGTTCATACAGTAGGGGAAGTAGTAGGGGTAGCCTACTAtatgttcatatagtaggggaAGTAGTAAGGGTAGCCTACTAtatgttcatatagtaggggtagtgGTAGGGGTAGCCTACTAtatgttcatatagtaggggtagtaGTAAGGGTAGCCTACTAtatgttcatatagtagggtaGTGTAGGGTAGCTACTATATGTAGTAGGGGTAGCTAtatgttcatatagtagggtaGGGTAGGGTAGCCTACTAtatgttcatatagtaggggtagtaGTAGGGTAGCCTACTAtatgttcatatagtaggggtagtaGTAGGGTAGCCTACTAtatgttcatatagtagggtGTAGTAGTAAGGGTAGCCTACTAtatgttcatatagtaggggtagtaGTAGGGGTAGCCTACTAtatgttcatatagtaggggtagtaGGGGTAGCCTACTAtatgttcatatagtaggggtagtaGTAGGGGTAGCCTACTATATGTTATATAGTAGGGAGTAGTAGGGTAGCCTACTAtatgttcatatagtaggggaAGTAGTAAGGGTAGCCTACTAtatgttcatatagtaggggtagtaGTAGGGGTAGCCTACTAtatgttcatatagtaggggtagtaGTAAGGGTAGCCTACTAtatgttcatatagtaggggtagtaGTAGGGGTAGCCTACTATATATTCATGTAGTAGgtgttcatatagtaggggtaggatattctatttttccaaaaccagatcaGGTGCATCAATTACTGATAGTGAGATGAGATGGAGTGAAACAAAGGCAAGTAACTCTGATATTAAACTGCTGTtgcatacacaatgtacatatatatatatatagttacaattttataatatagagatttatatatatctatatatttatgtaaatagaTATTTTTGGTTCTCCGAGACCAATAAACaacatacatttatgttttgcaGTAAACATCATAAAGCATAAAACTTCTCAAGAGTACATACACTACTTGACTGAATACATGAATAAAATTTGAGCAAacacatacaaaaatatcaaaataaaattttaaaaacttgTAGAAAAACTACATCTGCAGAtttgtttcataaaaataaagttGTTGGGAAAAATGTACCTTTTATGAAACTTTTGAATCCATGAATATCCAGGTTTCCTGAAATTGACCACATAACAGGGAGAGTGAGCTGATAAAGCTCATGTTACCATAACACTTCTCACTAGATCAGAGGTGCATGTCAGGTGCCTATAATTTTACAGGTAGACTAATGGTTTAATACTAAGTCTAGTAGTGCaaacaatatttcatatgtCAAACACTTTATCAAAAAGAGCCTTAAACACAGTACTGAACAATCAGCTGAATCAGCTTTTTGGCAGTAAGTCATTATGgaagaaatatgtaaatattgaactGCCAACTACGAGGGTTGTTCTAAATGTTTTGATACTATGAGGAGCACCGAAATGAAAACAAACTTGTACTAGACAGGTTAAAATCAATGATGAAATAGGAGAACAAATGCAGTGATATAATTAATCTGAGCAGTAAACTATGGCAGTAGTGATTTATTGTCTAGTGTGAGAGGTAGGAAGACATTGTCTTGTTCTAACACTAAATGAGTTGctctttgtatatattttgattgtacatgtatgaggtGCACAAAGATGAAAATTGTCTAGTTCTTGACAGGTACAAATTGCTCTCCATGATAAAATTGTGTTGATTTAACGCTAGACGTTTGCTTTTTACGTTTCAAAACTATATATGAAGTGCTCATGTAGAAATGAAAAGTGTCTAGTTGTAAAACAAGACGGGTTTCTCTTAACATTTTGATACTTTGAAGAGCCTAGAGATGAAAATCGTCTAGTTTTAACACTAGACAGGTTTCTCTTTATATCTTGATACTATGAAGAACCCAGAGATGAAAATCGTCTGGTTTTAACACTAGACAGGTTTCTCTTTACATCTTGATACTATGGAGAACCCAGAGATGAAAATCGTCTAGTTTTAACACTAGACAGGTTTCTCTTTACATCTTGATACTATGGAGAACCTAGAGATGAAAATAATCTGGTTTTAACACTAGACAGGTTTCTCTTTAGGTTTTGAGTCCAGAGATGAAAATCGTCTAGTTCTAACACTAGTTGGACTGCTCTTGTTAGGAATCGAGACACAATTGGATGAATTCATCACATAATCATGTAAATCTTTCTTGTAGTCTTCAACGTCACCCTTGACCAAATCTATGACAGACACGCCGCGATCTGTTACCAAGGTTTCCAAATAGTTTTTGTTTCCCTTGTTCGATTCCTCTTGTATGACTAAAGCCTCGATGGCCCTGTAACAGTCTAGATTCCACGACAACGTTGTGTAATGGATACAGTGCATGCCAAACTTGTCTTTTATTGACAAGAGCGATGGATATTTTTCACACAAATATATGCAAATGTCTTTGCTGCCGAACCAACAGGCCCTATGAAGAACTGTGCCGTTATATAGACTAGTGACACTCTCCATGAAATGCTTGCGCTCCGAGTGACTCATACCTGCGAGGACTAAAGACTCAATGTATTTGTAGAATTCTAGATTACCAGCCTCAGTCGTGTAATGTAGACAGTGGCGGCCATTTTTATCCCGAACTGATAGCAAGGATGGGTACATCTTACATAGATACACTGCGAGGTCACGATTCCCAGACTGACAAGCAATTTGTAGAACAGTCCTTTGATCATTTGTTACCAGGTTCTCCATAAATTTCCTACTCTCAGACTCGGACTTGTTGCAGAGAACAAACTTGGCCAAAGCTTCAAAGCAGGCTACATCGGATGCCACTGCTGCAAAATGAAGACAATGGAGGCCATTTCTGTCCGTCTGTGACACCAGGTGAGGGTGTTCTACACAGATGTAAGAACACAGATATCTACAGCCGGATTCACAAGCCACGTGTAACACCGTTCTCCAGTACTTAATGTCCACCAAGGCAGACATGTAACTCTGGCATTCCTTCTTGCTCTTATCTTTCAAGGCGAGAGCTAATATGTATTTGAAGCATTCCAAATTCCCAGACATGGCTGAGAAATGTAAACTGTGGCGTCTGTATTTGTCTTTTGAGGACAAAAGGGAGGAATATTTCACGCACAGATGTTCACAAAGTTCTAAGCTTCCTGAGGCACAAGCAACATGAAGCAAAGTtttaccatcatcatctaaGAGAGACTCGATGTACTGAAGGTCTGGTCCAGAGAAACCTTGTAAAACAAGTGGCTCAACCTGCTTGTACAGTGAAGTGTTTCCAGTCCTAGCGACGAAATGAAGGCTACTGTAACTATAGCGACCATCTTCCAGCAACAGAGATGGATATGTCTCCAATAAGAAACTGACCATTTCATTATTCTGAAACAAGCAGGCTTCATGCAACACATTAACATCCTCCAACTGATAGCGTGACCTTGAAATTTCTGCCCGTGATGTTGGGATGATGCCATAGTGATCTAACTTCTGCAGGAGATTTATCTTTCCTCCTTCGACTGCAGAGAAACATGACGTTTCATCAGGTATGACCCCGACATCCAGTAGGGCAGTTACACTCTCTTCACTTCCTGAGCTAAGTGCTTGTTCCAAAGCTTCCTTCAGCTGCCTGGCAGAGGCAAAATTTCTGTCAACCAGTCGTTTCAGTAAATTACAAGCATTAACCTTTGCAGCCACAACAAggaaactatttttttcatcttcGGGCACTTCTTGTTCAAATGCACTGTCACAGTCACCACTTCCTGGTTTTCTTTGAAAGCGGTGATTTTCAGGCACATCAGTTTGTTCATCAAGCCATTGGAAAAATCCTGACAAAAACTGAGCATCATTCCATGGTGAAAGAGAGGCTAAAACACTGTATTTTGTCCAGTCCCCTATTTTTAGTTCCAGGAATATTCGTTGATACACACAGTCGTAAATGTCCTCTTCGACAACCATCTTGCACAATGTTTCACTGTTTTCTGATGTCACTATGTAACGTAAACACTCAGTGTTGCAATTCTTCAGAAACCCCTGTGGCGTTAGCTCACCATAAAGTAAGGCTACAGCATCATGGATAGAATCGTGGAAAAAATAGTACATGCCTTTCTCCTTCCGTACAAATGAACCGAACAAAGATTCCAGGCCATTCCTAATGCATTTGAGTTGTGATCCAAGACCCCGCACACTCCCTTGGTTTTCTGTCGTCATTGACATACTAAAAACTTTTTCGATTGTAATTTTatcaatgttttcattttctaaatcAAGACATTTTGCAGGACATCGTCCATGGGATAGAAACAGATAGAGAAGCGCTCTTTGTTGCTCCTCGTGAAATTTTCTTTTGATCACATCTCTCATGTATTTCAGTGGGTGTTTGAAGAAGTTCACTCTCTCCTGTTGTAATTCTGGAGAAGAGGCAAACACACGACAACATTCAGGAAATCCAATGCCTGGAGACATTCTTAAAATGTCCATCATTTCTGCTTCAGAAAACCGTTGGAAATTTCTCAATGCAGCAGTgtacatttgtaaaatatttttcttttcaaccTCCAGCTGTAATTCAGGAGAGCTCAAATCTATGACATTTTCTTGAGTGAATAAACCCTGACTATCGAACAAAGATCTGTGCTCCTTGAAGACATCATTTCGCATCGTGATGATCAAGCAGTTGGCTCTTTCCTCCATTTTTCCTTGCAAGCAaggcaaaataaaactttcccGCTTTTTCCACCAGTCAATCTCCTTCTGAACGTCCCTGCCATAGCCAAACATGTCATCCATTAATATAGCTAAGCTAGAATTCAGTGAGATTGTTTTGTCCCACGCCATCAGTTTTGTGAGAGAAATAGGTTCTTTAACTGGACATTTAGTCACCTCGTTTTGTGGGCCATTCATGTCCCCTTTGTTCATCAGCCAATGAAGGAGTTCCACAGCTAACCGAGTCTTGCCGTCACCTGAATTTCCTTTAATGATTAAGACTTTGTTCTTCAGAATTTTCTCTTTTGCAATTGTGATGGCTTTGGTAGGCACATATGGAAGTTTTTCTTTTTGGTCTGTAACCCATGCTTTTGTTTGATCtacaaataaattataaacatgtaaaaacaagagatcccaaagggatcttggcgcacaccaaagaattatctatgtctgacaacggaaagagggatctttatCCTACttctcaaactttttcaaacatgctacatataaaatttgagacagatcgcttcagtactttctgagaaacagagGTAGAAAACTTCaaggccatcttgttgaccgatcagtcccaaaaggTACTATCCACAACTAGGGTCCAGAGAGAACCTAATTATGGATTTGAAagatatcccttcagtgctttcttgagaaatagcagtaactatcaaaatccaagaaggcggcaggggaacctacatatgaaattttagagagatcccttcattacttttaAAGAAATAGGGGTAACAAactctaactatcaaaattcaagatggctaccaggcagccatcttgttgaccgatcggtcccaaaatgtaatatgcacatctagggccCTACCtatccaaatccaagatggtggccggtcggccatcttgttgacagattggtcccatATTgttatatgcacaactagggccctaggggaaccaacatatcaaatttgaaaaagacCCCTtaagtattttctgagaaaagtggtaacaagaatttttaagacggacggacggaccacgaaCGAAAgacgatttgaatagcccaccatcatgagatggtgggctaaaaattgtATGCATCAAAAGTAAACAAAGAACTTTTATATGACAAACTCTTAAATGACACAAATTAAATTTACTTCAAAACCGCCAAATTTCAACAAGAATGACTTAGTTGTACATTCACAGTGTACCTTTCAATCAAAACTTTCTAATCAAATATTGATGTACCAAATTAAACCCctaaaaacatttaataaagaTTAATCCTAGCTTGCCAGTAGCTTCTAATTCTGCTGAACAAGAGACAAACTGCAGCTATTTTCAAAAGTTCAGAAAAGACTGAAATTTCCTATAGAGTGCATAATATTACAtagtaaatacatttatcattaaaCACCAAAATATACCACTGCCTCACAAAACATGCATTCACGAACATAACACACCGTATACAGGGAGACAATCCTTAGATAAAAATAACCAACCAACAAAACCAAAATCATATGATATGCATTTATCATGAAATCAAGTACTTCCCTTCCCCACCCCAACCCCTTCAACCTCCTCCACAACCCCACTCAGGGTTGTAAGGGTTccacactgtacatgtatattctagAGATTGGCGTGCTAGTGACTTGTATGCCTCGGCCTTAACTAATGATGCTGACCCTATTTTGATGCTTCTTCGTAAGAAGCCCAGTGTGGAATTATCTTTTgtagtgttgtttttttatgtgCGAGTCCCATTTAAGGTTAAGATTATTTCAGATGGAGCTATAATATCATACCATTAACCAAATCAATGGGATAATTTTGCCAGAAAAactaataacaacatgtacgAGCCATGTTCAAAGTACATCTATGTAAAATATGCCATCACAAAGGACAAAGTCTAAAAGCAAGACAAATCGACAAATAGCTTAGTGGACAATGGTACATACTGGTTGTTACACATACCTATCAAGCAGCACTGTTTTGGTAAATCCACATTTTTTCTTTCTGTGAATACAAGTAGCAACATGGGTCAATGAAATTGGCAAACTAGCTAGTAGCTAACACATAAGACCATTTGATAATAGACAGACCaatatttttaaacaacaaGAATTTAGATAGATAATTCTGGATTGGTAAATTACATCGTTCTTCACTAGtataatacattatacaatacatgtgGATTCAATTCATCAGTCTTCAATAAAAGTGAAATTAACAGAAGAATTATCTGAACTCTAAAATCTGTGTTtctgaaataaattccatactgaagaaataaaacttaaagatgctccaccgctgacgagcAGTATTTTTTagtctatcaaaaacaagaacaGACGAATGTGTAttattcttcagttacaaaagttacttactttaaatCATTagcatcattgaaaagtttgatgtTCTTATTTTACCTTAAcataatgatgataaaaattagttatgtcccgaaaaaaatccattgcaCTAagtcctttatggaatgaagtaccgaTTGCACATGTATCAAAAGCAAAATTagattatttttcatgtatttttatgttaatcagacacatatatacaagattaaatgTCATTTAGTGTTCAAATAATGGTTaatgtttatgctctgttggcggtggagcttctttaattcattgttttgcatatttAGTCCATGTAATGTTGAATTACAATTATCAGATGGCATATTTAAATATAGAGTAATCTATTTTCAAAATCTACCGATATCATCTAACATACCTGCCCCATTGATGATACTGCCACCTTCTCCAAATACCATGTTTTCTGCATGGTCAAAGTTGAAGGTCATTTGAACTTTCTTAACACTGGAGGATTTCTGAAACACTTGGTTAGATATCTCCGCAATATTAaccactgaaaaaaaaaaaaaaaaccatttcaCTCTTGTCAAATAAATGTGATGTTAGgagtcccgacatattaccacttgGCCACCGTGAATAGGTTGCgaatttgaatcccatgtgaaGCAGTTGcaaggtcagtggtttttcaccgggtactccgactttcctccacaAACAAACCTGGCAAGTCCTTTAATGagcctggctgttaataggacgttaaactaataaaactaaaaCCAAATCACAGACCCGATATGTTCCCATAATATGGCAGCCCTGTAGCTgtacacagggacttggcatgAATTTCCAACCAACTaccaaaatatatgtattatagtatcaaagatatgtatatattgactGTTGGTTGGAAAtttgtgccaagtccctgtgaccCTACCCTGTAGGCCTTCAGGGTTATAGTCATCATTAAGCACCACACAATAATAGCGTGATTTCTTCAGGTCCTAAAGTGATTTCTTCAGGTCCTAAAGTCATTCACAGAATTAAGGgcaaaatgtaatatttgacTCACGAACAGTTTTCACAAAATGCTAA
The Argopecten irradians isolate NY chromosome 9, Ai_NY, whole genome shotgun sequence DNA segment above includes these coding regions:
- the LOC138332015 gene encoding uncharacterized protein isoform X2 codes for the protein MEESSSPVPEHDDAADDRNLTVHGRQGDVQGATSSNIHHPQTVVNIAEISNQVFQKSSSVKKVQMTFNFDHAENMVFGEGGSIINGAERKNVDLPKQCCLIDQTKAWVTDQKEKLPYVPTKAITIAKEKILKNKVLIIKGNSGDGKTRLAVELLHWLMNKGDMNGPQNEVTKCPVKEPISLTKLMAWDKTISLNSSLAILMDDMFGYGRDVQKEIDWWKKRESFILPCLQGKMEERANCLIITMRNDVFKEHRSLFDSQGLFTQENVIDLSSPELQLEVEKKNILQMYTAALRNFQRFSEAEMMDILRMSPGIGFPECCRVFASSPELQQERVNFFKHPLKYMRDVIKRKFHEEQQRALLYLFLSHGRCPAKCLDLENENIDKITIEKVFSMSMTTENQGSVRGLGSQLKCIRNGLESLFGSFVRKEKGMYYFFHDSIHDAVALLYGELTPQGFLKNCNTECLRYIVTSENSETLCKMVVEEDIYDCVYQRIFLELKIGDWTKYSVLASLSPWNDAQFLSGFFQWLDEQTDVPENHRFQRKPGSGDCDSAFEQEVPEDEKNSFLVVAAKVNACNLLKRLVDRNFASARQLKEALEQALSSGSEESVTALLDVGVIPDETSCFSAVEGGKINLLQKLDHYGIIPTSRAEISRSRYQLEDVNVLHEACLFQNNEMVSFLLETYPSLLLEDGRYSYSSLHFVARTGNTSLYKQVEPLVLQGFSGPDLQYIESLLDDDGKTLLHVACASGSLELCEHLCVKYSSLLSSKDKYRRHSLHFSAMSGNLECFKYILALALKDKSKKECQSYMSALVDIKYWRTVLHVACESGCRYLCSYICVEHPHLVSQTDRNGLHCLHFAAVASDVACFEALAKFVLCNKSESESRKFMENLVTNDQRTVLQIACQSGNRDLAVYLCKMYPSLLSVRDKNGRHCLHYTTEAGNLEFYKYIESLVLAGMSHSERKHFMESVTSLYNGTVLHRACWFGSKDICIYLCEKYPSLLSIKDKFGMHCIHYTTLSWNLDCYRAIEALVIQEESNKGNKNYLETLVTDRGVSVIDLVKGDVEDYKKDLHDYVMNSSNCVSIPNKSSPTSVRTRRFSSLDSKPKEKPV
- the LOC138332015 gene encoding uncharacterized protein isoform X1 is translated as MTVSFRIFLSQQFHRVMEESSSPVPEHDDAADDRNLTVHGRQGDVQGATSSNIHHPQTVVNIAEISNQVFQKSSSVKKVQMTFNFDHAENMVFGEGGSIINGAERKNVDLPKQCCLIDQTKAWVTDQKEKLPYVPTKAITIAKEKILKNKVLIIKGNSGDGKTRLAVELLHWLMNKGDMNGPQNEVTKCPVKEPISLTKLMAWDKTISLNSSLAILMDDMFGYGRDVQKEIDWWKKRESFILPCLQGKMEERANCLIITMRNDVFKEHRSLFDSQGLFTQENVIDLSSPELQLEVEKKNILQMYTAALRNFQRFSEAEMMDILRMSPGIGFPECCRVFASSPELQQERVNFFKHPLKYMRDVIKRKFHEEQQRALLYLFLSHGRCPAKCLDLENENIDKITIEKVFSMSMTTENQGSVRGLGSQLKCIRNGLESLFGSFVRKEKGMYYFFHDSIHDAVALLYGELTPQGFLKNCNTECLRYIVTSENSETLCKMVVEEDIYDCVYQRIFLELKIGDWTKYSVLASLSPWNDAQFLSGFFQWLDEQTDVPENHRFQRKPGSGDCDSAFEQEVPEDEKNSFLVVAAKVNACNLLKRLVDRNFASARQLKEALEQALSSGSEESVTALLDVGVIPDETSCFSAVEGGKINLLQKLDHYGIIPTSRAEISRSRYQLEDVNVLHEACLFQNNEMVSFLLETYPSLLLEDGRYSYSSLHFVARTGNTSLYKQVEPLVLQGFSGPDLQYIESLLDDDGKTLLHVACASGSLELCEHLCVKYSSLLSSKDKYRRHSLHFSAMSGNLECFKYILALALKDKSKKECQSYMSALVDIKYWRTVLHVACESGCRYLCSYICVEHPHLVSQTDRNGLHCLHFAAVASDVACFEALAKFVLCNKSESESRKFMENLVTNDQRTVLQIACQSGNRDLAVYLCKMYPSLLSVRDKNGRHCLHYTTEAGNLEFYKYIESLVLAGMSHSERKHFMESVTSLYNGTVLHRACWFGSKDICIYLCEKYPSLLSIKDKFGMHCIHYTTLSWNLDCYRAIEALVIQEESNKGNKNYLETLVTDRGVSVIDLVKGDVEDYKKDLHDYVMNSSNCVSIPNKSSPTSVRTRRFSSLDSKPKEKPV